In the genome of Pseudomonas sp. P5_109, one region contains:
- the cysN gene encoding sulfate adenylyltransferase subunit CysN, protein MSALNETFNDELTPYLQQQQNKQLLRFITCGSVDDGKSTLIGRLLYESKVLFEDQLGQLEADSKKLGTQGDELDFALLVDGLSAEREQGITIDVAYRFFATDKRKFIVADTPGHEQYTRNMVTGASTADLAVILIDARQGTLTQTRRHSYLVSLLGIRKVVVAINKLDLVDYSQAVFERIEADYRAFATQIGLHDIQCIPLSALRGDNMLEASPNTPWYQGPTLLQHLENVPLEQARQVSAAFRLPVQWVNRPNLDFRGYCGNVAAGSVSVGDRIRVLPSGQQSEVTAILGSAGQQQQAVCGQAVTLTLKDEIDISRGDLIALADAPPAVADQFEATLVWMDEEPMLPGRPYLMKIGCRTVSMSCANLKHRVDVNSLEHLAAKTLELNGIGVCNLHLDRPIAFDAYADNRDTGGFIIIDRLSNRTVGAGMLHFALRRAQNVHWQAIDVNREAHATLKGQSPRILWFTGLSGAGKSTIANLVERKLHTLGRHTYLLDGDNVRHGLNRDLGFTEADRVENIRRVSEVAKLMLDAGLITLVSFISPFRAEREMARRLAGDGNFLEIFVDAPLALAEQRDPKGLYQKARRGELKNFTGIDSPYEPPVAPDIHIDTQNESAEVAAERIVEALLAL, encoded by the coding sequence ATGAGCGCGCTGAACGAAACCTTCAATGACGAACTGACGCCCTATCTGCAACAGCAACAGAACAAGCAGCTGCTGCGTTTCATCACCTGTGGCAGCGTCGACGATGGCAAAAGCACCCTGATTGGCCGCCTGCTCTATGAGTCCAAGGTGCTGTTCGAGGACCAGTTGGGCCAACTGGAAGCCGACTCGAAAAAACTCGGCACCCAGGGTGACGAACTGGATTTCGCCCTGTTGGTCGATGGCTTGAGCGCTGAGCGCGAGCAAGGCATCACCATCGATGTGGCCTACCGTTTCTTCGCCACCGACAAGCGCAAGTTCATCGTCGCCGACACCCCCGGCCACGAGCAATACACGCGTAACATGGTCACTGGCGCCTCGACTGCCGACCTCGCGGTGATCCTCATCGATGCCCGCCAGGGCACACTCACCCAGACCCGTCGACACAGTTACCTGGTGTCCCTGCTGGGCATCCGCAAGGTCGTGGTCGCCATCAACAAGCTGGACCTGGTGGACTATTCCCAGGCGGTGTTCGAACGCATCGAAGCGGATTATCGCGCGTTCGCCACGCAGATTGGCTTGCATGACATCCAGTGCATCCCGCTCTCTGCGCTACGTGGCGACAACATGCTTGAAGCCAGCCCGAACACACCCTGGTACCAGGGGCCGACCTTGCTCCAGCATCTGGAAAACGTCCCCCTTGAGCAGGCTCGACAAGTCTCGGCCGCGTTCCGCCTGCCCGTACAATGGGTGAATCGGCCGAACCTCGATTTTCGTGGTTATTGCGGCAATGTCGCGGCCGGCAGCGTCAGCGTCGGTGATCGTATCCGCGTGCTTCCGTCAGGACAGCAGAGTGAAGTCACTGCAATCCTCGGCAGCGCCGGGCAACAGCAGCAAGCCGTTTGCGGCCAGGCCGTCACCCTGACCCTCAAGGACGAAATCGATATCAGCCGCGGCGACTTGATTGCGCTGGCCGATGCTCCGCCGGCCGTTGCCGACCAGTTTGAAGCGACGCTGGTGTGGATGGACGAAGAGCCGATGCTGCCCGGGCGGCCTTACCTGATGAAGATCGGCTGCCGGACCGTCAGCATGAGCTGCGCCAACCTCAAGCACCGGGTTGACGTGAACAGTCTGGAACACCTGGCTGCGAAAACCCTGGAGCTGAACGGTATCGGCGTGTGCAACCTGCACCTGGACCGGCCGATCGCCTTCGATGCTTACGCCGACAACCGCGATACGGGTGGCTTCATCATTATCGATCGCTTGAGCAACCGCACGGTCGGCGCCGGCATGCTGCACTTTGCCTTGCGTCGCGCGCAGAACGTGCACTGGCAGGCCATCGACGTGAACCGCGAAGCCCATGCGACGCTCAAGGGGCAGTCACCGCGAATCCTGTGGTTCACCGGATTATCCGGCGCAGGCAAGTCGACCATCGCCAACCTGGTGGAACGCAAGCTGCATACCCTCGGCCGGCACACTTACCTGCTCGATGGCGACAATGTTCGCCATGGCTTGAATCGCGACCTGGGTTTCACTGAAGCCGACCGGGTGGAGAACATCCGCCGGGTCTCGGAAGTGGCGAAGCTGATGCTCGATGCCGGTCTGATCACCCTGGTGTCGTTCATCTCGCCTTTCCGTGCCGAGCGCGAGATGGCACGGCGCCTGGCGGGAGACGGTAATTTCCTTGAAATTTTCGTCGATGCGCCGCTGGCCTTGGCCGAACAGCGCGATCCCAAGGGCCTGTACCAGAAAGCCCGGCGCGGTGAGTTGAAAAACTTCACCGGGATCGACTCGCCCTATGAGCCGCCCGTAGCGCCGGACATCCATATCGATACCCAGAATGAGTCGGCCGAGGTTGCCGCCGAACGTATCGTCGAGGCGCTGCTGGCACTGTAA
- a CDS encoding helix-turn-helix transcriptional regulator, whose protein sequence is MTLPFPVCKDLPPNTDIPSSELSSLLALVYQGPLESTPWSGLLENLRQRFEVSFFTLVLRNPDHERPGLIVNASIHGPQLPGEPFYSEQYYAICPFIDWPVDQVASADQVLGSDAWLAHDFYRNYLQPLDLRHVLVANMHTPTGMHCALFACRNHASRDFDTAEIALIRLLLPHLQQAVDLHSAVEQLDSERQLYAATIDRLMVGTAILDEDGRMMRCNRAAQRLFDSRDGLECRHDKLCAFTSQQNRSVQQAIQAVLKQRQRGLDDIEVLALTRPSGEMPLNLLLRPIPMSYQARNGARRPAVVVFIRDPADSPQASRNLLRSLFQLTPTETEVAMLVMDGQTLDETAHALGVSRNTVRAHLRGVFAKTGATRQAQLVKTLLNSVASLG, encoded by the coding sequence ATGACCCTCCCTTTTCCGGTCTGCAAGGACCTTCCTCCAAATACCGACATTCCCTCTTCAGAGCTCAGCAGCCTGCTCGCCCTGGTCTATCAAGGCCCCCTGGAGTCCACACCCTGGTCCGGCCTGCTGGAAAACCTGCGCCAGCGTTTCGAGGTCAGCTTCTTCACCCTGGTGCTGCGCAACCCCGACCATGAACGGCCAGGGCTGATCGTCAATGCTTCGATTCATGGGCCCCAGCTGCCTGGTGAGCCGTTCTACAGCGAGCAGTACTACGCAATCTGCCCCTTCATCGACTGGCCTGTGGACCAGGTGGCCAGTGCCGATCAGGTACTTGGCAGCGATGCCTGGCTCGCCCACGACTTCTACCGTAACTATCTGCAACCACTGGATCTGCGCCATGTTCTGGTCGCCAACATGCACACGCCCACGGGCATGCACTGCGCCTTGTTCGCTTGCCGCAACCACGCCAGCCGAGACTTCGATACAGCAGAAATTGCCCTGATTCGTCTGCTTTTGCCGCACCTGCAACAAGCGGTGGACCTGCATTCGGCGGTAGAGCAACTGGACTCCGAACGCCAACTCTATGCCGCGACCATTGACCGTCTGATGGTGGGCACGGCGATCCTCGACGAAGACGGTCGAATGATGCGCTGCAACCGCGCCGCCCAGCGACTGTTCGACAGCCGTGACGGCCTGGAATGCCGGCACGACAAGCTTTGTGCCTTCACCAGCCAGCAGAACCGCAGTGTGCAGCAAGCCATCCAGGCAGTGTTGAAACAACGCCAGCGTGGTCTCGATGACATCGAGGTGTTGGCCCTGACCCGGCCAAGCGGCGAGATGCCACTCAATCTACTGCTGCGCCCCATCCCCATGAGCTATCAAGCCCGCAACGGCGCGCGACGGCCGGCCGTAGTGGTGTTCATCCGCGACCCGGCGGACTCACCCCAGGCATCGCGTAACCTGCTGCGTAGCCTGTTCCAGCTGACGCCGACAGAAACGGAAGTGGCCATGCTCGTCATGGACGGGCAAACCCTCGATGAAACAGCCCATGCACTCGGGGTTTCTCGCAACACGGTGCGCGCCCATCTGCGCGGCGTGTTCGCCAAGACCGGCGCCACCCGCCAGGCGCAATTGGTCAAGACACTGCTCAACAGCGTGGCGTCGCTCGGGTAA